A portion of the Streptomyces erythrochromogenes genome contains these proteins:
- a CDS encoding ATP-binding protein: MIEGECVRQRGALGDVLEAARDRAFVGRNMELALFRSALAGETGACPVHFLHGPGGIGKSTLVRRLAREGLRAGRAVIEVDGRTVAPTPQGFTAAVGDIPAEPGVVLLVDTFERCQGLEGWLRNEFLLGLPLGSVVVLAGRRAPDARWTSDPGWSQLLRVTSLRNLPPDDAARLLHARGLPAGAHQAVLSFTGGNPLALSLAAAVAVREEGGVKSGWKPSQDVIATLLSKLLGDIPTPAHRRALEICAHSYVTSESLLRALVGAQAPELFAWLRQQPFIEATDAGLFPHDVVREALEADLRWRDPDGFADMHRAVHQYLVERVRTVSDAQLLQATSPLIYLYRKEASANFHKWRDGDHVKDEPYAEEDRERVLELAETAEGGESADICRFWLDHQPEAFRVYRSTQTGEIVAFFAWLRLREPLGADIDPIVDAAWAHARSAAPLRPGEYIALARFHVHPPVYQRTSPPMDLMHWRGLGEIFRADRQAWTFVVKRDDGHWDAYMHHFAMPSVGRRPRVGPHPYVLFGHDWRAQPVGPWLEERSNTILAHKLRRGASSSSGEHAELVVLSRPEFDTAVRDALRAIRRPDALARNPLNHSRVVTQSATALRTLLINGIDALREGRSGDKHHRALTTTYIAGALTQEAAAERLGLPFSTYRRHLTSGIERLIDLLWRSELNGTAVTGGDPT, from the coding sequence CGAAACCGGAGCCTGCCCCGTTCACTTCCTGCACGGGCCCGGGGGAATCGGCAAGTCGACCCTCGTGCGACGGCTGGCTCGAGAGGGACTCCGGGCAGGGCGCGCCGTGATCGAGGTGGACGGCCGGACGGTCGCTCCCACGCCTCAGGGATTCACTGCGGCTGTCGGGGACATCCCCGCGGAGCCCGGAGTGGTGCTCCTGGTCGATACCTTCGAACGCTGCCAGGGTCTGGAGGGCTGGCTGCGCAACGAATTCCTCCTCGGCCTCCCCCTGGGCAGCGTGGTGGTGCTCGCCGGGCGCCGCGCGCCGGACGCCCGCTGGACCTCGGATCCCGGGTGGTCGCAACTGTTGCGCGTGACGTCCCTGCGGAACCTGCCCCCCGACGATGCCGCCCGGTTGCTGCACGCACGCGGCCTGCCGGCGGGGGCTCATCAGGCCGTGCTGTCCTTCACCGGCGGCAACCCCCTGGCCCTCTCGCTGGCGGCGGCCGTGGCCGTCAGGGAAGAGGGCGGAGTCAAGTCCGGTTGGAAGCCCAGTCAGGATGTCATCGCCACCTTGCTGTCCAAGCTGCTCGGTGACATTCCCACCCCGGCGCACCGCAGGGCCCTGGAAATCTGTGCGCACTCCTACGTCACGTCGGAATCACTGCTCCGAGCCCTCGTAGGCGCACAGGCGCCCGAGTTGTTCGCCTGGTTGCGCCAGCAGCCCTTCATCGAAGCGACAGACGCGGGCCTCTTCCCGCACGACGTGGTGCGTGAGGCGCTCGAAGCCGATCTGCGCTGGCGGGACCCCGACGGCTTCGCCGACATGCACAGAGCCGTTCACCAGTACCTCGTCGAGCGGGTACGCACGGTTTCCGATGCGCAGTTGCTCCAGGCCACCAGCCCCCTCATCTATCTCTACCGCAAGGAAGCCTCGGCCAACTTCCACAAGTGGCGTGACGGGGACCACGTCAAGGACGAGCCGTACGCGGAGGAGGACCGCGAACGTGTGCTGGAGCTGGCCGAAACCGCGGAAGGCGGGGAGTCCGCGGACATCTGCCGGTTCTGGCTCGACCATCAGCCCGAGGCGTTCCGCGTCTACCGCTCCACTCAGACGGGTGAGATCGTCGCGTTCTTCGCGTGGCTGCGCCTGCGAGAGCCGCTGGGCGCCGACATCGACCCGATCGTCGACGCGGCCTGGGCACACGCCCGGTCGGCCGCACCGCTCAGGCCCGGCGAGTACATCGCTCTGGCCCGATTCCACGTCCACCCACCGGTGTACCAACGCACCTCGCCACCCATGGATCTGATGCACTGGCGCGGACTGGGCGAGATCTTCCGGGCCGACCGGCAGGCCTGGACGTTCGTCGTCAAGCGCGACGACGGACACTGGGACGCGTACATGCACCACTTCGCGATGCCGTCCGTCGGCCGCCGACCCCGCGTCGGTCCGCACCCCTACGTCCTGTTCGGCCACGACTGGCGGGCGCAGCCCGTAGGGCCCTGGCTGGAGGAGAGGTCGAACACGATCCTGGCCCACAAGCTCAGGCGCGGCGCATCGTCCTCGTCCGGGGAACACGCGGAACTTGTGGTGCTGTCCAGGCCGGAGTTCGACACTGCAGTGCGCGACGCCCTCCGTGCGATCCGGCGCCCGGACGCGCTCGCCCGCAACCCCCTCAACCACAGCCGAGTGGTGACCCAGAGCGCAACGGCTCTGCGCACGCTGCTCATCAACGGCATCGATGCCCTTCGGGAAGGGCGCTCGGGCGACAAGCACCACCGTGCCCTCACCACGACGTACATCGCGGGCGCCCTGACCCAAGAGGCCGCAGCAGAGCGTCTCGGACTGCCGTTCAGCACCTACCGCAGGCACCTCACCAGCGGAATCGAGCGTCTCATCGATCTGCTGTGGCGAAGCGAACTCAACGGAACCGCGGTCACCGGAGGAGACCCGACGTGA
- a CDS encoding sigma-70 family RNA polymerase sigma factor has translation MRRTSEAGTPIPGATATFPQSDPCEDFVHAVYHHHATPLLRYAARLLNGDWHKAEDFLQEATARAWRNFTTTTDPVSIRPWLFTVVRNLAIDHHRARAVRPPESPPADDVNLPVDDAIDAILTTQVVLDALGRLTPPHREVIVLVYYRGYSVAQAAQALGVPPGTVKSRSYYALRALRDTLRAKGITHP, from the coding sequence ATGAGGCGGACTTCGGAAGCCGGAACACCGATACCCGGCGCCACTGCCACCTTCCCGCAGTCCGACCCCTGCGAGGACTTCGTACACGCCGTTTACCACCATCACGCCACCCCCCTTCTGCGCTACGCGGCCCGCCTCCTCAACGGCGACTGGCACAAGGCCGAAGACTTTCTCCAAGAGGCCACTGCCCGCGCCTGGAGGAACTTCACCACCACCACCGACCCCGTCTCCATCCGTCCGTGGCTGTTCACCGTCGTCCGTAACCTCGCCATCGACCACCACCGCGCCCGTGCCGTCAGGCCGCCCGAATCCCCACCCGCCGACGACGTCAACCTCCCTGTCGACGATGCCATCGATGCGATCCTCACCACCCAGGTCGTCCTCGACGCGCTCGGCCGGCTCACACCTCCCCATCGCGAAGTCATCGTTCTCGTCTACTACCGCGGCTACAGCGTCGCCCAAGCCGCCCAAGCCCTCGGCGTGCCCCCGGGGACCGTCAAATCACGTAGCTACTACGCCCTGCGGGCTCTGCGCGACACCCTCCGTGCAAAGGGCATCACCCACCCCTGA
- a CDS encoding AAA family ATPase produces MSGNEGVIDDSLTVGRDRAFVGRQAELSLFKAALAGDARACPIHYLHGPGGIGKSMLLRRFAREARRAGRTVVEVDGRTVDPTPEGFAAAAGPEVRTPGVVLLVDTFEKCQGLEGWLWERFLPRLPAGALVVVAGRNALDPRWTADPGWIGLLQVSSLRNLAPSDATAFLTTRGVSSRVHTTLLSFTGGNPLALALAAALAVKDEASTSGWRPDQDAVALLLPLLIGDTPSSLHRQALEICAHAYVTSESLLRALMGDHAPELFSWLRVQPYIETSAAGLFPHDAVRESLEADLRWRDPDGFAAMHGQMRRYFLSQVRAVPESRVLQATGALTYLYRGDGHMSEFNDWRDAGLFQDQPYRPDHRDRVLELAVRAEGEESAALAAFWLDRRPEAFRVYRSTQTGEVLAFSAWLRIEEPEGLDIDPVVAAAWRHARANGPLRPGEHMALARFSVYPDEYQLPSAPMTFMQWRATSEYIRADGLTWSYAVMRDNGSWNDYLRDLNLLPADERPAVGDHRYALFGHDWRAQPADAWLQEKSAAMLSGAPMPPSPSSARGGLVVLSRPEFDAAVREALRTLRKPAVLAGNPLNRSRLVVDGRLSLSEVLAAAAEALLDERSGEKRHRAVAATYFRGAPTQEAAAERLGLPFSTYRRHLTSGIDRMSDLLWHHELQGTDLASTGKEGWPA; encoded by the coding sequence ATGAGCGGGAACGAAGGCGTCATCGACGACAGCCTGACCGTCGGCCGGGATCGCGCCTTCGTCGGGCGCCAGGCAGAACTCTCCCTGTTCAAGGCTGCGTTGGCGGGCGACGCGCGCGCCTGTCCGATCCACTACCTCCACGGGCCGGGCGGTATCGGCAAGTCGATGCTGCTGCGCCGTTTCGCCAGGGAGGCTCGCCGGGCGGGCCGGACGGTCGTCGAGGTGGACGGCCGGACCGTCGATCCGACGCCGGAGGGCTTCGCCGCGGCGGCTGGTCCGGAGGTGAGGACCCCGGGAGTGGTACTGCTCGTGGACACCTTCGAGAAGTGCCAGGGACTCGAGGGCTGGCTGTGGGAACGCTTCCTGCCGCGACTGCCCGCCGGCGCGCTCGTCGTGGTGGCGGGACGCAATGCCCTCGACCCTCGCTGGACAGCCGATCCGGGGTGGATCGGCCTGCTCCAGGTCTCTTCCCTGCGGAACCTCGCGCCCTCGGACGCCACCGCCTTCCTCACCACGCGCGGCGTGTCGTCCCGCGTCCACACGACACTGCTGTCGTTCACCGGCGGCAACCCGCTCGCGCTCGCGCTGGCGGCCGCCCTCGCAGTCAAGGACGAGGCCTCCACCTCCGGTTGGCGCCCCGACCAGGACGCCGTCGCCCTGCTCCTGCCGCTACTGATCGGCGACACGCCGAGCTCTCTGCACCGCCAGGCGCTCGAGATCTGCGCCCACGCCTACGTCACGTCCGAGTCCCTGCTCCGCGCTCTCATGGGCGACCACGCGCCGGAGCTGTTCTCCTGGCTGCGCGTCCAGCCGTACATCGAGACCTCGGCCGCCGGGCTCTTCCCGCACGACGCCGTCCGGGAGTCACTGGAGGCGGACCTGCGGTGGCGCGACCCGGACGGGTTCGCCGCGATGCACGGACAGATGCGCCGTTACTTCCTCTCCCAGGTCCGCGCCGTACCGGAGTCCCGGGTGCTCCAGGCCACCGGAGCACTGACCTACCTCTACCGCGGTGACGGCCACATGTCGGAGTTCAACGACTGGCGCGACGCCGGCCTGTTCCAGGACCAGCCGTACCGCCCGGACCATCGCGACCGCGTCCTGGAGCTGGCGGTCAGGGCCGAGGGCGAGGAATCCGCGGCACTGGCCGCCTTCTGGCTGGACCGTCGGCCCGAGGCGTTCCGCGTGTACCGGTCGACCCAGACCGGTGAGGTCCTCGCATTCTCCGCCTGGCTGCGCATCGAAGAGCCGGAAGGCCTGGACATCGATCCGGTGGTCGCCGCGGCCTGGCGGCACGCGCGGGCGAACGGGCCGCTCAGGCCGGGCGAGCACATGGCTCTGGCCCGCTTCTCGGTGTACCCCGACGAGTACCAACTCCCTTCCGCTCCCATGACTTTCATGCAGTGGCGCGCCACATCGGAGTACATCCGTGCCGACGGGCTCACCTGGTCGTACGCGGTGATGCGGGACAACGGGTCCTGGAACGACTATCTACGGGACCTCAACCTACTGCCCGCCGACGAACGGCCCGCGGTCGGCGACCACCGCTACGCACTGTTCGGCCACGACTGGCGCGCGCAACCGGCCGACGCCTGGTTGCAGGAGAAGAGCGCAGCGATGCTGTCGGGCGCGCCCATGCCCCCTTCGCCCTCGTCCGCGCGTGGCGGGCTGGTGGTGCTGTCACGGCCCGAGTTCGACGCTGCGGTCCGGGAAGCGCTGCGCACGTTGCGCAAACCGGCCGTGCTCGCCGGCAATCCACTCAACCGCAGCAGACTGGTCGTCGATGGCCGACTCAGTCTGTCCGAGGTTCTTGCCGCCGCCGCCGAGGCCCTGTTGGACGAGCGCAGTGGTGAGAAGCGTCATCGGGCGGTGGCCGCCACCTATTTCAGAGGAGCCCCCACGCAGGAGGCGGCCGCGGAGCGTCTCGGACTGCCTTTCAGTACCTATCGGCGCCACCTCACCTCGGGCATCGACAGGATGAGCGACCTCCTGTGGCATCACGAGCTCCAGGGCACCGACCTGGCGAGCACCGGCAAAGAGGGTTGGCCCGCCTGA
- a CDS encoding alpha/beta fold hydrolase, which produces MPFITVGQENSTTIDLYYEDHGTGQPIVLIHGYPLDGHSWEKQLPVLLDAGHRVITYDRRGFGQSSQPTTGYDYDTFAADLHTLMETLDLTDTILVGFSMGTGEVGRYLGTYGSARVAKAAFLAGLEPYLLKTDDNPTGVDATVFEGILSAVTHDRYAYFTDFYQAFYNLDQNLGSRISEEVVRANWATAAGASSYASRAAVPTWTTDFRADIPKIDVPALILHGTEDRILPIEATAELFHAALPGADYVVIEGAPHGLLWTHADEVNNALLAFVGK; this is translated from the coding sequence ATGCCTTTCATCACCGTCGGCCAGGAAAACAGCACCACCATCGACCTCTACTACGAGGACCACGGCACCGGACAGCCCATCGTCCTCATCCACGGCTACCCCCTGGACGGACACTCCTGGGAGAAGCAGCTTCCCGTCCTCCTCGACGCCGGCCACCGCGTCATCACCTACGACCGCCGCGGCTTCGGGCAGTCCAGTCAGCCCACCACCGGCTACGACTACGACACCTTCGCCGCCGACCTCCACACCCTGATGGAAACCCTGGACCTCACCGACACCATCCTCGTCGGCTTCTCCATGGGCACCGGTGAAGTCGGCCGCTACCTCGGTACCTACGGCTCGGCCCGCGTCGCCAAGGCGGCCTTCCTCGCCGGCCTCGAGCCCTACCTCCTCAAGACCGACGACAACCCCACCGGCGTCGACGCAACGGTTTTCGAAGGCATCCTCAGCGCCGTCACCCACGACCGCTACGCGTACTTCACCGACTTCTACCAAGCCTTCTACAACCTCGACCAGAACCTCGGCTCCCGCATCAGCGAGGAGGTCGTGCGTGCCAACTGGGCCACCGCCGCGGGAGCCTCCTCGTATGCCTCGCGCGCTGCCGTCCCCACCTGGACCACCGACTTCCGTGCCGACATCCCCAAGATCGACGTTCCCGCCCTCATCCTGCACGGCACCGAAGACCGCATCCTCCCCATAGAAGCCACCGCCGAGCTCTTCCACGCCGCGCTCCCCGGCGCCGACTACGTCGTCATTGAAGGAGCCCCCCACGGCCTCCTCTGGACCCACGCCGACGAGGTCAACAACGCCCTCCTCGCCTTCGTCGGGAAGTAG
- a CDS encoding alpha/beta fold hydrolase — MPHQPPSGSPLKRFGHLTAVGVAGASLAFSIAGTAGASGTNSAVPTPRPKPTIVLEHGAFADSSSWNSVAERLKKSGFPVVAAANPLRGPEHDAAYLRSVMNSIDGPLVLVGHSYGGTVISNAAVGHEDKVKALVYIAAFLPDTGESSLGLSNKFPGSTLGDAVEAVPYNLPGGVTGNDISIKPETFRRQFATDVPRGQAALMATTQRPIAAAALDEKATRAAWKTIPSWSLIATEDLNIPPVAQRFMSERANAHTVEVKASHAVPVSRPDAVTRIIQQAAASTSR; from the coding sequence GTGCCCCACCAGCCCCCCTCCGGATCCCCTCTCAAGCGCTTCGGCCACCTGACCGCAGTCGGCGTCGCCGGAGCCTCCCTCGCCTTCTCGATAGCCGGTACCGCCGGTGCGTCGGGTACGAACTCCGCCGTCCCCACGCCGAGGCCGAAGCCGACGATCGTGCTCGAGCACGGCGCGTTCGCCGACTCCTCCAGCTGGAACAGCGTCGCCGAACGGCTGAAGAAATCCGGCTTCCCCGTGGTCGCCGCAGCCAATCCCCTGCGCGGACCCGAACATGACGCCGCCTACCTGCGCAGCGTCATGAACAGCATCGACGGCCCGCTCGTCCTGGTCGGCCACTCCTACGGCGGCACGGTGATCAGCAACGCCGCCGTCGGCCACGAGGACAAGGTCAAGGCGCTCGTCTACATAGCCGCCTTCCTCCCCGACACCGGCGAAAGCTCTCTCGGCCTGTCGAACAAGTTTCCCGGCAGTACTCTCGGTGATGCCGTCGAAGCCGTGCCCTACAACCTCCCTGGCGGTGTGACCGGCAACGACATCTCCATCAAGCCGGAGACGTTCCGTCGACAGTTCGCCACCGACGTCCCGCGTGGCCAGGCCGCCCTGATGGCCACGACGCAGCGCCCCATCGCCGCTGCGGCACTCGATGAGAAGGCCACGAGGGCAGCCTGGAAGACCATCCCCTCCTGGTCGCTGATCGCCACCGAGGACCTCAACATCCCGCCCGTCGCACAGCGGTTCATGTCCGAACGCGCGAACGCGCACACCGTCGAGGTCAAGGCTTCCCACGCCGTCCCCGTATCGCGCCCCGACGCCGTCACCCGCATCATCCAGCAGGCAGCCGCCTCGACTTCCCGCTAA
- a CDS encoding FtsX-like permease family protein: MNLLTTLRLSVAGSRSDHVRIALTALSSALGTVTLLCAAAVIAVPPALAVRYTNDLLNESGLRPGVALAMVLLTVPALALVAQCSRLGAPAREHRLAAIRMAGATPRQIVRIVAVETGLASVPGAAAGFAVFLLGRALLDAPDAQGRRPLPTDVLPHAAAMAGIASGVPLVVAALTVLTLRRAALTPLGVVRRTRRSKPRVTPGVLIATGLGACALVEPVHAYFTRNPRADDLPLLVTGGLVVIGVLAVGIGVVTGTGWITYTIGRTLQRYARKPAGLLAGRRMTADPWSGSRTFSAMLVALVIGSAAAGLAALTVASVSAQQENTRRFAALVGEPYEPAGTGLYERAYELVGYAALVALVIAAAGLLVALADTVLAQRRALASLIATGTPRHILARAIGWQTLAPVAPAVSLAVLAGVLLPRFAVPDASDTVDMQTWRCSPLPGDGIGACEDQAYSQAHSVLVSAEKVPVIVNTPWDQVLMLAGTAITATMGITLVSLLFLRMSTRAGELRTA, encoded by the coding sequence GTGAACCTGCTGACCACACTGCGCCTGTCGGTGGCGGGAAGCCGCTCGGATCACGTGCGCATCGCCTTGACCGCCCTCAGTTCGGCCCTCGGCACGGTAACGCTGCTCTGCGCCGCCGCAGTGATCGCGGTACCTCCCGCCCTGGCGGTGCGCTACACCAACGACCTGCTCAACGAGAGCGGGCTGCGTCCGGGGGTCGCCCTCGCGATGGTACTGCTGACCGTACCGGCCCTCGCCCTGGTCGCGCAGTGCAGTCGGCTCGGCGCGCCCGCGCGCGAGCACCGGCTGGCCGCGATCCGGATGGCCGGCGCGACACCACGCCAGATCGTCCGCATCGTGGCCGTGGAGACGGGACTCGCGTCCGTCCCCGGGGCGGCGGCGGGATTCGCGGTGTTCCTCCTCGGCCGCGCCCTGCTCGACGCCCCCGACGCGCAGGGCCGTCGCCCCCTGCCCACGGACGTGCTGCCCCATGCGGCCGCCATGGCCGGCATCGCTTCGGGGGTCCCCCTGGTCGTCGCCGCGCTGACCGTACTCACCCTGCGCAGGGCCGCTCTCACCCCACTGGGTGTCGTCCGCAGGACCCGGCGCAGCAAGCCGCGCGTCACGCCCGGCGTGCTCATCGCGACGGGGCTCGGCGCCTGCGCACTGGTCGAGCCCGTGCACGCGTACTTCACCCGCAACCCGCGGGCCGACGACCTACCGTTGCTCGTGACCGGGGGGCTGGTCGTCATCGGCGTGCTCGCCGTCGGCATCGGCGTCGTCACGGGCACGGGCTGGATCACGTACACCATCGGCCGGACCCTTCAACGGTACGCACGCAAGCCCGCCGGACTTCTCGCAGGCCGCCGCATGACGGCCGATCCCTGGTCGGGCAGCCGTACCTTCTCCGCCATGCTCGTCGCGCTGGTCATCGGCTCGGCCGCAGCCGGCCTCGCCGCCCTGACGGTGGCATCCGTCTCCGCACAGCAGGAGAACACCCGCCGCTTCGCCGCACTGGTCGGCGAGCCGTACGAACCCGCCGGCACGGGCCTGTACGAACGGGCCTACGAACTCGTCGGATACGCCGCCCTGGTGGCTCTGGTCATCGCTGCCGCCGGACTCCTCGTGGCGCTGGCCGACACGGTCCTCGCCCAACGGCGCGCACTCGCCTCCCTGATCGCCACCGGAACGCCCCGACACATCCTGGCCCGCGCGATCGGCTGGCAGACACTGGCTCCCGTCGCCCCAGCCGTGAGCCTCGCAGTACTGGCAGGCGTTCTGCTGCCCCGCTTCGCGGTCCCCGACGCGAGCGACACCGTGGACATGCAGACCTGGCGCTGCTCACCGCTGCCGGGAGACGGCATCGGCGCTTGCGAGGACCAGGCCTACTCCCAGGCACACAGCGTCCTGGTCAGCGCGGAGAAGGTCCCCGTCATCGTGAACACGCCCTGGGACCAGGTGCTGATGCTCGCCGGAACAGCGATCACGGCGACCATGGGCATCACCCTCGTCTCCCTGCTTTTCCTGCGCATGAGCACACGCGCCGGCGAACTGCGCACGGCCTGA
- a CDS encoding ABC transporter ATP-binding protein: protein MIIETRAVTKSYGPSPALRGVSLALRQGEIVAVTGPSGCGKSTLLHLMAGILRPDGGEVLYRGARIDDLGEARRSLLRRTDFGVLFQFGQLVAELPAVENVALPLMLGGTGRRQATAQAADWLDRLGVAELAKQLPGEMSGGQQQRVALARALVTGPKVLFADEPTGALDTLAGEMVMGHMVRAARTQGTSVMLVTHDATVAAYADREIRLRDGMLESDDDALTGSAWGHSGARAENGR from the coding sequence ATGATCATCGAAACACGTGCCGTGACGAAGTCGTACGGCCCGAGCCCGGCCCTGCGCGGCGTGTCACTCGCACTGCGGCAAGGCGAGATCGTCGCCGTCACCGGCCCCAGCGGCTGCGGCAAGTCGACATTGCTGCACCTCATGGCCGGGATCCTGCGCCCGGACGGCGGGGAGGTCCTCTATCGCGGCGCCCGCATCGACGACCTGGGCGAAGCCAGGCGCTCGCTGCTGCGCCGCACCGACTTCGGGGTGCTGTTCCAGTTCGGCCAGCTCGTGGCAGAACTTCCCGCGGTGGAGAACGTCGCACTGCCCCTGATGCTGGGCGGAACCGGTCGGCGGCAGGCGACGGCCCAGGCCGCGGACTGGCTCGATCGTCTCGGTGTCGCCGAGCTGGCCAAGCAGTTGCCCGGGGAGATGTCCGGCGGCCAGCAGCAGCGCGTGGCGCTCGCCCGCGCCCTGGTGACGGGGCCGAAGGTGCTCTTCGCCGACGAACCCACCGGTGCGCTGGACACCCTCGCCGGAGAGATGGTCATGGGCCACATGGTCCGCGCGGCCCGCACGCAGGGCACCAGCGTCATGCTGGTCACCCACGACGCCACGGTCGCCGCCTACGCCGATCGCGAGATCCGCCTGCGCGACGGCATGCTGGAAAGCGACGACGACGCCTTGACCGGATCGGCCTGGGGGCACTCCGGAGCCCGGGCGGAGAACGGTCGGTGA
- a CDS encoding PadR family transcriptional regulator has translation MSNSHILLGLLAPHPLHGYELKRAHDTRLPSARPLAFGQVYATLNRLVRDGLACAAGHDRAGGPDRTAYEVTDDGRQLLLDWLGTPEPPAPHLSSVLLAKTVVALLVADEAGARRHLSGQRAAHLARMRELTALKTTPGAAVADVLAADLAIAHLDADLRWMQTATDRVADLRLEVHR, from the coding sequence GTGTCCAACTCACACATCCTTCTCGGCCTGCTCGCGCCGCACCCGCTGCACGGGTACGAGCTGAAGCGAGCGCACGACACCCGCCTGCCCAGCGCACGGCCGCTGGCCTTCGGGCAGGTGTACGCCACGCTCAATCGACTCGTCCGCGACGGTCTGGCCTGTGCGGCGGGCCACGACCGGGCCGGCGGGCCGGACCGCACGGCGTACGAAGTCACCGACGACGGCCGCCAGCTGCTCCTCGACTGGCTGGGTACGCCCGAACCTCCCGCTCCACACCTGTCGAGCGTCCTCCTCGCCAAGACGGTGGTCGCCCTGCTCGTCGCCGACGAGGCCGGTGCCCGCAGACACCTGTCGGGGCAACGGGCCGCCCACCTGGCGCGCATGCGTGAACTGACAGCGCTGAAAACCACCCCGGGCGCGGCCGTCGCCGATGTACTCGCCGCCGACCTGGCGATCGCCCATCTCGACGCCGACCTGCGGTGGATGCAGACCGCAACGGACCGCGTCGCCGACCTGCGCCTGGAGGTGCACCGATGA
- a CDS encoding zf-HC2 domain-containing protein, with product MDNRRTGQDGGWIEISESPLECEHARTAFATQMLGGLDGPQRECVAEHLDRCPSCRAERDELLALLPLLDAVRPYELEGVPAPDPERAVRAARELVTDRD from the coding sequence GTGGACAACCGACGTACCGGCCAGGACGGCGGCTGGATCGAAATTTCGGAGAGTCCTTTGGAATGCGAACACGCCCGTACCGCCTTTGCCACTCAGATGCTCGGCGGTCTCGACGGACCGCAGCGCGAGTGTGTGGCCGAGCACCTGGACCGGTGCCCGTCGTGCCGTGCCGAGCGGGACGAGCTGTTGGCCCTTCTGCCGCTGCTCGACGCGGTGCGGCCCTACGAACTGGAGGGAGTGCCGGCTCCCGACCCCGAGCGGGCCGTGCGGGCCGCTCGCGAACTGGTGACTGACCGGGACTGA
- a CDS encoding MarR family winged helix-turn-helix transcriptional regulator, translated as MTQPRSPALTDECGVSLRDDLSFALYVAARAWVGHYRPFLAELGLTYPQFLVMQVLWSRGRVTVKDLGEELGLDSGTLSPLLKRLEGAELVDRHRSVSDGRQVQVSSTEAGSAVRDRARRVVESAQQALRYPPDQYDALIPALHALTGRLRAGTPPG; from the coding sequence ATGACGCAGCCCCGGTCGCCGGCGTTGACCGACGAGTGCGGCGTATCGCTCCGGGACGATCTCTCCTTCGCCCTGTACGTGGCGGCACGGGCGTGGGTCGGGCACTACCGCCCGTTCCTGGCCGAGCTCGGACTCACCTATCCCCAGTTCCTGGTGATGCAGGTGCTCTGGTCGCGCGGGCGGGTCACCGTCAAGGATCTGGGCGAGGAACTCGGCCTGGACTCCGGCACGCTGTCCCCCCTTCTGAAGCGACTGGAGGGCGCAGAATTGGTCGACAGACACCGCAGTGTCAGCGACGGACGCCAGGTGCAGGTGTCCAGCACGGAGGCGGGCAGCGCCGTGCGCGATCGCGCACGCCGCGTCGTGGAATCGGCCCAGCAGGCCCTGCGTTACCCACCGGATCAGTACGACGCCCTCATCCCTGCCCTGCACGCGCTGACCGGGCGCCTGCGCGCGGGAACGCCCCCGGGGTAG
- a CDS encoding alpha/beta fold hydrolase: MTAVFVHGVPETGDLWDRLRARLGTASVALRLPGFGAPLPDGFGSSMDEYVEWMEGELHELDGPIDLVGHDWGGLLVARIATRSRVTLRSWSVDVAGILHPAYVWHDIAQLWQTPVSGEAWATATLEDTEPASPLSASGQLRAAGAPEDDARAMGESFDATMASSVLALYRSATPNPFARWGTELMSPTSTPGLVLHPTLDPFDGPASQVVAATLGAHFEPLEGLGHWWMLQDPATAAGVLEKFWADLGA, encoded by the coding sequence ATGACGGCAGTCTTCGTTCACGGCGTACCCGAGACCGGTGATCTGTGGGACCGACTGCGGGCCCGCCTGGGCACCGCCTCGGTCGCCCTGCGGCTTCCCGGATTCGGTGCGCCCCTCCCCGACGGATTCGGCTCTTCCATGGACGAGTACGTGGAGTGGATGGAGGGGGAACTGCACGAGCTCGATGGCCCGATCGACCTCGTGGGACACGATTGGGGAGGCCTCCTGGTGGCACGGATCGCCACCAGGTCCCGTGTCACTCTGCGCAGTTGGTCCGTGGATGTCGCCGGTATCCTTCACCCTGCCTACGTATGGCATGACATCGCACAGCTCTGGCAGACACCGGTATCGGGGGAGGCGTGGGCGACCGCCACTCTGGAGGACACCGAGCCCGCGAGTCCCCTCAGCGCCTCCGGCCAACTGCGAGCCGCAGGCGCTCCCGAGGACGACGCCCGGGCAATGGGCGAGAGCTTCGACGCGACCATGGCCTCGTCCGTTCTCGCGCTGTACCGCTCCGCGACCCCCAATCCGTTCGCACGCTGGGGGACGGAGCTGATGTCACCGACCAGCACTCCCGGCCTGGTCCTCCACCCGACGCTCGACCCGTTCGACGGTCCTGCCTCACAGGTGGTGGCCGCCACTCTTGGCGCGCACTTCGAGCCCCTCGAAGGCCTGGGCCACTGGTGGATGCTCCAGGACCCCGCCACCGCAGCCGGCGTCCTGGAGAAGTTCTGGGCAGATCTGGGCGCGTGA